The window aaagttaGCTAAACATAAATCTCTATGacccaggaagcagcattccCCCATGGTTTCTGCTGTCCTTCCTTGGCTATGAAGTGAGTTCCCTGGTCAGAAGAAATGCTGTGTGGAATAGCAAACGGGCCCGTCTTCAAGTTCTctcttgagttcctaccctgacttgtCCTCAAGGATAGACTGTgacctgtaagctgaaataaacccagTCCTTCCCCGAGCTGCCATTTGTCAGAGTGTTTACCACAACGACAGaaaccaaattagaaaactgTGTGGTTCATCCTGGCTTTGCTTAAGCAGTACTCTCTCCTGGAAAGCCTTTGCCCATCATAGCCCCTCTCAAAGCAAACCCTGAGATGGGACTCTATGTTCTTCCTCTTCAAGGAGGCCTCTGGGGAGGAGCTGACACCCCTCCATCTTCCATCCAGCCCAAAAGCACACAGGAAATGTCCCCAGGCTGGGCTGTCAGGTTGTAGCCTCATCAGACAATACAATTTTGTTCCATCTCTGCTTTGTCTCCCCACACCCAGAATTTGCCTGTCCCCAGGGAGCCCCACCCACATCTACCTGAATATACAAACCCCTGAAGAGAGGTGCAAGGGGTTGTGGAGGTAGTCAGGAGAAAGCAGGGTCCATTTGCCTAAAGGTACTTTGGTCTGACTGGTCACAGAGTGACACACCCCACAGGAGGAGGGAGTGGCAATCACCTGGCAAGAGGCATCTTTAGTGAAAGCTGGCCTCTACCTTTGTCTCCATTACACCTTGGAGAGTAGGCTTGGAGGCTGCAGCAGCCTTTTCTTTTGTCCACTGTGCGCCTGAGAAGAGAGACATTCTCCTGTGGACCCCAGGCCCATCGCTGAGTGACCAAGCCTCGGCATCCCGCCCGCTGCTGTGTCCACACAGTCGCAATCATGGATAGGTTCCGGATGCTCTTCCAGCACCTTCAGTCCAGCTCGGAGTCCGTGATGAATGGCATCTGCCTTCTGCTGGCTGCCGTCACAGTCAAGATGTACTCCTCCTTCGACTTCAACTGCCCCTGCCTAGCGCGCTACAATGCCCTCTATGGCCTGGGCCTGCTGCTCACGCCTCCTCTGGCCCTCTTTCTCTGTGGTCTCTTGGTCAACAGGCAATCTGTGGTGATGATGGAGGAGTGGCGCCGGCCAGCAGGGCATCGGAAGAAGGACCTGGGCATCATCAGGTAGGGTCCCACACCCCTCTCTACTACCCAGGGCAGTTGATGCTCTCAGGTATACTCCCCGATGCCCCAGATAGTGATTGACAGCTAAGGATGCTGTGCTCATTTTCAGTTACCATCTggaaacatgtgtgtgtgtgttgtgtgtgtgtgtgtgtgtgtgtgtgtataggtcagaggacagtattcggaagtcagttctctccttccaccatatgggttctggggattgaactcaggttggcaACCTTAGAAAAGGATCCTACCTGCTGACCCGTCCTGCAGATCCTGAAAATATGCATTTTTGTTCCTATCATTTTTCACCTTTCCATGGCCACTACTGTAACCATAAGAATGATTCAGGGTTTCCAAGAATTACCTGGGTCACATCTAACCCATAGcgtgcataaaaaaaaaattgtttggtgCACGCAGCAAGAGGCAACTGTTTCTTTAAAGGCCATATTTCCTTTCTGCGAAGCTTCTTGAGACAAGAACCTAGCCTGTTGTCACCATATGTCCTCAGGGTCTGGCACATGGATACAAATCAGCTGGTGAGGCTTAGCAGTTCCTAATGGCCCCCGGCTGGGGCCAGGGTCCACTGTCCTGAACGCCTTGCAGGGGAGGCTTCTCTAAGTTCTCTTTCTTCAGCCCTGGCTCTGTGCCTTCAGCAGCCCTGCTTCCCAGATGTTGAATCTTTGACACATAGATGCTGAGAACCTTGGCCAAGGGCTGACCATGTAGATCAGTTGGCGGAgggcttgcctagaatgcaccAAGGCCTGGGTTGAATCCAGCATTGCATCCCCCAGATGGGCTGGCTCACTCCTGtgttcccagaactcaggaaggaggcagaaggatcagaagctaaaggtcatcctcatctactacacagagagttcaaggccaaattgGGATCCGTAAGGCCTTGCTGAGAGAGGTAGGGTGGGGGAGAATACGAGAGAGACAGAACATGAGTGAGAGGCCCTAACCAGAGGCCACGCTGCGAGCCCAGTTCGCCCTGACTCTAGCTGTGTGGTGTTTCTTGGCTTTCAGGTACATGTGTTCCTCCGTGCTGCAGCGAGCTCTAGCAGCTCCCCTGGTCTGGATCCTGCTGGCCCTCCTTGACGGGAAGTGTTTCGTGTGTGCCTTCAGCAACTCCGTTGACCCAGAGAAGTTTCTGGATTTTGCCAACATGACCCCCAGCCAGGTACAGCTCTTCCTAGCCAAGGTGCCCTGTAAGGAGGATGAGATGGTTAAAGACAGCCCTGCCCGCAAGGCTGTGTCTCGATACCTGCGGTGCCTGTCACAGGTAAGTGGGGTCCTGCCCAGGCCTTGATTCCCTCATAgatactgtgctggctagttttatgtcaatttgacacaagctagagtcatctgggaggaaGGAATCTCAATTAAAATACCTTCATAAGATGTGCTGTAgacaagcctatagggcattttcttaattaaagattgatgtaggagggtccagtccattgtAGGTGGTTCTACTCTTGGCCTGGTGATCCTAGCTTCTATaagaaaggctgagcaagccatagggaacaagtcagtaagcagcacccctccatggcctctgcatcagcccctgccttcaggatccttccctgtttgagtttctgtcctgacttcttcatTGATGAACTACAGTGTAGAAGTATAAAccaaatcctttccttcccaagttactTTGGCCATTATGTTTCATCACGGCAAGAGTTACCCTAAGACAGATATCCTGTTTTACTTAGGTTAGATCTGAGCCGGGTCTACATGACTTCAGAGAATGTTCCTAACTGCTGGAGCCACAAccaagagcaaaaggtgtgggcGGATTGGGACCACTACCTGTGAGGGATGAGCACGGGGCCATTGATaccaactgtcttagttagggtttctattaccatgaagagacaccgtgagcacagcaactcttacaaatgaagacatttaattggggcagcTGGCTTATAGATCAgggattcagtccattatcatcatggccagagagcatggcagcatgcaggcagacatgctacTGGAGAAGCAACTGAGAGtcatgcatctttttttttttaattatttattatgtatacagtgatCTGGCTGCATGTATGctttcatgccagaagagggcaccaggtctcattatagatggttgtgagccaccatgtgattgctgggaattgaactcaagacctctggaagaacagtcagtgttctcaacctcacctctgagccatctctccagtctgtgagtcctacatcttgcaggcaacaggaagtggttgTCTGAGATACTGGGtgatatcttgagcatatatgagacctcaaagcccttccccacagtacacacttcctccaacaagaccacgctaactccaacaaagccacacctcctgatagcgCTAcccctgtgagcttatgggggccaattgcattcaaacgaCTACACCAACTTACCCAGAACACGCACCGGGTGCCGACCCTTCTGAAAGTCACAGGAGCTGGGCGGCAGAAGAGTAGGGTGAtgtccctgcctcccagcccAGAAATAACTAGTTGAAATCATATCGTTGCCATTTATTGACCACTTCCACATCAGGCTCTGTGGTAATATTTCCTGTGCATCAGTTTGTTTAACCCTCAGAACAGCCCTTTGGGATGGAGGCAGTTGTCAGCATCCCACGTTTCAGATGAGGCGAGGAGGCACTGAGGATTTTTAGTCCCAAGGTTAAAGTCACAGAACTTGTAAGAGGCAGGGAAAATCTCTGGATACACAAGTCATTGGTCCTTCTCTCTTCTTACAATGGAGATCTTTGCCAGCTGCTTATATTCTTACTGGGAAGCCTCTCTACTCTCCTGAAGCATCTGcagccccacctccacccaggcTCCCGattccaccaccatcaccaaagcCTGTGTTAGCCTGTGTCCGGCACAGAGCATTTATGAACCCCTTACACATGGAGTATCTCCACAACTCCAGAGAGCCCTATGCTCTGGAGTAGAGGGAGCCTTTAGGCTCAGGGGAAATGCAGGCTTGCAGTATGATGAAAGGATCAGCACTCAAGATGCTCAGTATTCTAGGCTTTCCCAAGATCAGCAGAAAATGCATGGAGCTTGCAGTCAGACCTGGTGTATcgaattttttcatttttctgattctCATACAGAAAATCCTCAACTTGTTTGGTGAGGGAGCCTGTGTGTGACCAAATAAGAGAACTATAAAGGGTGGGACTCACATCTACAAGTGAAAAGCATTTTCATGTTTGTGGGGCTGGGAAAGACTACAGTTTTGAAAGAGGAGAGGAGTCAGGCAGGCGTGGGCTCCAGCATTAGAGAATGACTTCCGGTTTCCCTCACTGTTGTCCCTATTCCCCGCTTAATGCCTCACAAAATATAGCACAGTTGCAAGGCTAGATGGGAAATATACTTGAGAATGGGTACAAAGACAAAGTGATTGATGTGCAGCTGAGTGGGCCACAAACAGAAAGGAGAATAATATGGAGGCATAACGGATGGGAGGGCAGGTGGATGGCTAAGAGGAAGGACGATTGAAAGAATGGCTAGATGGAACAATGATGGACATACAGccaaaggagaggaggggattggatgaatgggtggagagatggttagATGATGAATCTGGAGGATGAGTGACAGGATGGTGACTGAATGGGAAAGCGTATAGGTGTGATAAGGgatagagagaaagggggggcTTTGACACATACACAGTGTACCCCACTAGAGCCCCACTGCATCTCACTAATGCTTTCCCATTCTCCAGGCCATCGGCTGGAGCATTACCTTGCTATTGATAGTGGTGGCCTTCCTAGCCCGTTGCCTGAGACCCTGCTTCGACCAGACGGTCTTCCTACAGCGCAGATACTGGAGCAACTATGTGGACCTGGAACAGAAGCTTTTCGATGAGACGTGCTGTGAGCATGCGCGGGACTTCGCGCACCGCTGTGTGCTACACTTCTTCTCGAGCATGCAGAGCGAGCTGCGAGCTCTGGGGTTACGTCGGGACGCGGCAGGTGGAATTCCAGAGTCACAGGAGCCCCCAGAGCCCCCAGAGGACCTGGATGGTGGAAGCGGGAAGGCTCACCTGCGTGCCATCTCCAGCCGGGAGCAGGTGGATCACCTCCTAAGTACCTGGTACTCCAGCAAGCCGCCACTTGACCTTACAGCATCCCCCAGGCTCTGGGGGCCTGGCCTCAATCACCGTGGCCCTGTAGCTGCTCCAGGTACCAAGCTGTGCCACCAGGTCAATGTGTAGGAATCTTGCTAGGCTCCAACAGAGGCAGTTTTCCCATGTCAAATCCCCATATTGATATGGGTCTGGAAGCCAGCCTGACCTGTAGACCTCCTTCCCAGAAAGCCCAGTATCTGCCTAGTTTCTGGGTACGTCCTCCTCTGTGGGACCAGTCCCTCTGGGCCCGATCAAGTTCAGATTCTGATTCAGCGCACCCAGGACAGAGTCCCTGaatctatccttccttccttccttccttccttccttccttccttccttccttccttccttccttccttccttccttccttcctccctccctccctccctccctccctccctccctcctcccttccttcctctctcttttcctccctttctcccttctccttttcttctttccttgacccccccccatttctttttGAGGAAGAGTCACACTTCAGTTGTCTAGCTGAAGCGCTTGAACTCCAGGCCTGGGCTGCatggctatcctcctgcctcaggcgcCTTTAGTGTTAGGGTTAGAGGCGTGAGCCATCATTCCCTACTTCCCGGAGTCTCATCTCTACAAGCCTCAACAGCATGCCCTTCTTCTGGTCAGTGGACAAACTTTGAGTAGTCACAGTCTGAATAAACCTGTTGTGGATACGGATCATACACATCGATTCCAAACTTTAAAAGATGATCGCCATGGTATCACATGCCTGATATGTATTTGTTCGATCGTCATGTAACCTGATGAAGAAGCTATGATGATTAGCATcccctttaaatttaaattacatttatttgtttgcttattgtatgtgtgcatgcacgtgtgtgtataccttggtgtgtgtgtagagatcagaggagagTTTGTAGGAGCCAGCTCTCTCCCTATCATGTCTGTCTCAGAGATCAAACTCGGGCTTGTCAACAAaagcctttgcctgctgagccatctcattgtcctttctccttctttgaaAAAATTATCTTATGTATGTGGGGAGGggatgggtatgtgcacatgtgtgctggtgcccacagaggccagaggtgctgaattacctggagctggagttacaggcagttgtgagctgcccgatatgggtgctgggaaccaagcttgggtcctctgcaagtacAGTGTGGacttttaaccactgatccatctctccagccccacccctttTAAAGCCTTACTctgtagccttagctggcctggaacttgcagggATTGCAAGTGTGACAGCACACCCCAGAGACaaagggtgagtgtgtgtgtgtgtgtgtgtgtgcatgcaagcgtgcatgtgtgtgtgtgtgcatgtgcgtgtgtgtgtgtgtgtgtgtgtgtgtgtgtgtgtgtaacagggTCCCATGGAACTTAGCTGGTCTCCAACTTTCTGTCtagctgaagatgatcttgaactcctgaccttcctgcctccacttcctgagttctggaaggGCAGATGTGCACCGTGGGCCTGGCttatgctgtgctggggatggcattcagatcttttttttttaattaattaatttatttattaaagatttctgcctcctccccgccaccgcctcccatttccctccccctcccccaatcaagtccaccctccctcatcagcccaaagagcagtcagggttccctgccctttgggaagtccaaggacctcccacctccttccaggtctagtaaggtgagcatccaaactgcctaggctcccacaaagccagtacgtgcagtaggatcaaaacccagtgaatGGCATTCAGATCTTGacgcatgctaagcaagcacctTGTAAGCTAAGCTACATTATTAGGTCACTGTTCGAAGAAGAAAACTGAACCAAAAAGGTTAAAGTTGCCCAAGGTCACCAGAGAAGAAGTTGGCATTGACTCCCAGGACACCTGGCTCTGGGTTCTCTTCTGAGCTCTGGCATCAGTTTACTCTCTAGGTCTGATTCGTTGTCTTTCAATGCCCTTGTTGGCTTTCTTGCTGCTTCTACCAGGGTTCTCATAGCAGGTTCTAGTGAGTTCTGCTTGGTAAGTTCCTCGTGAAAGCCCTACGCACTGGCTCTTATTGACTGCTCCAGAGAGTTTGCTTTCCAGactggggatatagttcagttggcCCAGCACGAGTaggggttcaatcctcagcactgtgTAAACTGGGCATGACATGCACTCTTCTACCCAGCACTCAGAACGTGGAGGTAGGAACAGCAGATGTCTGAGGTCATCCTCagatacaaagtgagttcaaggccagcctgggctacaaaagaccttgcctccaaaataaataaataaataaacaaacaaacaaacaaacatagggCTGTTGGTGGAGTTTGCTAGTTCACTTCCTGACCGCCCTGActagaaataattacatagaaactatattatttgcaatactgtttttccaatagcttaagcattaacccatttttattaatctgtgtatctccgtgcagctgtggcttactggcaagattctggtgcatctgtctcctgctggaggctacatggcttctctctgactccgcctactctctctctctctctctctctctctctctctatatatatatatatatatatatatatatgtatgtatgtatgtatatgtatgtatgtatatatctcttccagcctggctatatactgttaagccattggccaaaagcagcttctttattatccaatggcaataaaacatattcccagcacccatcactTTCCACATTATAGGGTTGGTGAGTAGCTCTGAGAGTGCAGGCACCAGCTGCCACCCCtaaagacctgaattcagtccccagagcccaggaaatagaagcagagcggcagctctgacctccacatgcaatCATTCTTAAACAATTAATACGACGGcatctttattaaaaatagtttatacTTTCCTGTGGAGTGTGCTTTTCTGTGAAGTCAAGAAGAGGTGACCTTTGTAGCTCTCGGGTCCCATCAGTTCTGTTTGTAGCTGGCcacagctcagcctggtctagcCTTCTGCCCTCTAACTAGCAGGGCTACCTCCCTCACCTGTCTGCCACCATTTCTGCTGCTCACCACATGTAGCAGGAGTCAGCATCATTCCCTTCCCAGGCAGCCCCTTCCCCAGGGAGCCCGAGCAGCATCCCCAGCCAGAGGTTGATAGTCTGGTAAGGGTGTCTCCAGAATCAGGTGCGGTCTAGCTTAGGGTCTGGTAGATCTGCCAGAAAAGTCACCACTTAGTCTCCGGAAGCCCAAACAGGAAGAGCTGGGGCAGCTCAAGCCTGTGAGTTCCGCTGAGCCTCAGCCTAACCTGATGACTCACTTGTGCCCAAATGCAAAGCCGGGTGCTCCCATTCTCTGCTGCTTCCTCAGGGCCCTGGTCAGAGTGCTGACCCGGGATGACCCCCTGGAACCTGGATCCCTCCATTCAACCATTTCTACTCCCCTAGGTTTTTGATAAGGGACCTAGTGAGACCAGAAAATCCCTGCAGCTCAGCTTCCCCCGACTTCCTGACTGTGGTCAAGCCATGCAAATGTCTGCAGTAGCGTGGGGTGAGGGATATGATTTAGGCAAATTGTTAGCAGCGACTGGGGCGGGGGGAGTGGGAAAGAACTCGGTGATAACCACGTGTGTGGGTGAGCTCGTACCCTGGGAAAGAAGACTGGGAGAGGGCTGCCTTGGGCTCTCGGAGGAAGCAACATGAGGTTATTAAAAAAACATCAACTGTAATTCTCACTTCTTCCTTCTCACACTGAGCATTTATGGGGCACCTCCTGCATGTGGCACTGTGACAGGAAACACTTTATAGGTGACCTCAGAGAGATCACTGTTTGAGGGACGGAGATGTTGATGATCTGAAGCAGACGGTGCAGTGTAATAGAGGCAAGCCATGTACCTGGAAGCCTTTCGGGGGACAATGACTTCTGCCAATTCTGTTTTTGTGCCTGCTGTTTcctctttattttgctttctaaatgtaaaaaaaaaaaaaaaaaaaaaaaaaaaaaaaaaaaagtcctcttaaGACCCAGACACACAATATTGCCACAGTCCCTCGGTCTAGAAGAGGTGAGAGTAGGGGTTGGGGTGCAGGTCCCTGAAGGTCTAGGGAAAGCAGGTgagaagtagtttggagagacaggagctggggattaatccttctgtatgctgtgaaaatgtgttgctctcattgttaataaacagctgattggccaatagctaggcaggatttgggggggtcatagagaatgctgggaagaagaaggacagagtctaAGGAGTCTGAGGAGTCACTAGCAAGATGCGGAAGAAACAACATGGGAAGTTCACAGATGAAGTAAACAAACCTCAGGGCAGCACAAagacagaaatgggttaagttgtaagagttggctggagacaagcctaagctatcagcggGCATTTATAATTAACACCCTGTCTCTGGATGGTTATTTGGGGAGCAGCTGGTGGGACAGAACTGACTGGCAGGACAAAAAAATCACCTACAGACAGGTGGGGGCCCGACAGAGGCAACAATGGGTTACCTGACGGCAGCAGCTGCCTGGGCAGTGAGCTTTGAACATCCACCAGGCCCTTAGCCCTCTCTTCTCCCAGACCCTCACAGAAGGGAAACTAAAACCTGTTTGGTCTGAGTCTCGCCTCCCCTCAAATTTAGCCTTTCCTTTGACCACCCGTTTGGGTATCCGCTCAGCACTTATTAACTGAGCATCTGTAAGTACCAGGTAGAGTGTCCTCAGTATTGGAAATAGAATAGTGAACAAGGGGGCTAGAATGATGGCTGAGTACttagcattggctgctcttgtagaggaagaacctgggttcggttcccagctcTCACATGGCCACTCACAGCTGTGTGTagtctgtagttccagttccagaggatccaacgccctcttctcaGGGTACCAGGCACTCATGGGGTGCAcgtatatacatgcaggcaaaatgctttgtgtggttttttgagacagggtttctctgtagttttggagcctgtcctgaactagctcttgtagaccaggttggcctcgaactc of the Chionomys nivalis chromosome 8, mChiNiv1.1, whole genome shotgun sequence genome contains:
- the Calhm3 gene encoding calcium homeostasis modulator protein 3 — its product is MDRFRMLFQHLQSSSESVMNGICLLLAAVTVKMYSSFDFNCPCLARYNALYGLGLLLTPPLALFLCGLLVNRQSVVMMEEWRRPAGHRKKDLGIIRYMCSSVLQRALAAPLVWILLALLDGKCFVCAFSNSVDPEKFLDFANMTPSQVQLFLAKVPCKEDEMVKDSPARKAVSRYLRCLSQAIGWSITLLLIVVAFLARCLRPCFDQTVFLQRRYWSNYVDLEQKLFDETCCEHARDFAHRCVLHFFSSMQSELRALGLRRDAAGGIPESQEPPEPPEDLDGGSGKAHLRAISSREQVDHLLSTWYSSKPPLDLTASPRLWGPGLNHRGPVAAPGTKLCHQVNV